Genomic segment of Deltaproteobacteria bacterium:
CCTATTGTCATAAAAAAAATGCTTCCCAGGCTCACCTCAGAAGAGGGCTTGATCAAAACCTTCATCAACGAAGCCAAGCTTGCCGCTTTCCTGGAACATCGGAACATCATTAAAACCTATGATTTCGGAACCATTGAGGGCGCTTATTTTGTTGCCATGGAATATCTCTTTGGCAAGAGTCTTCGAGCCATAGACAGTATGTCGAAGCAAAAAGAGCGACGAATTAGCCTGGGAAATGCCCTTCATGTTGCGGCCCAGATTTGCAGCGGACTTGATTACGCCCACAAATTGAAAGACCCTCAGGGAAACAATGGCTGCATCATTCACAGAAATATTTGTCCTGATAGCGTTTTCGTAACTTACAACGGTCGGATAAAGCTCACAGATTTCAGCGTTTCCACCAACGGCAGCCGCGACGACAAATCCCAGATGGATATCATGAAAGGCAAGTTGGCCTACATGTCTCCGCAACAGGTCGATGGAAAAACCATCGACCACCGCTCTGACATCTTTTCCACAGGAATTCTCCTGTATGAAATGGTCACAGGCAAGAAGATGTTTGATGGAGAAACCATGCAGGTCTTTTCCAGGGTACGGCAAGCAAGATTTGACCCACCGGAAAGCATTGTTGATTGCCAATACCCCAAAGTCTATGAAATCATCAATCGGGCGCTTGAGAAAAAGCCGGAAAAACGTTACCAGTCCGCTGGAGAAATGCTTGCCGACCTGAAGAAAGTTACCATGGCCATCCCCTCCCAGCCAACCGCCGCGGATCTTGCCGAGTATATGAAAGGCCTTTTTGAGGAAAGGATGGGCGCTGACAAACTCGCTAACAAGCGGGCTGCACAGATCACCGTTATCGACGTATCAACCGAGCAAACCGGTCTTGAAGAATCCCCCCGTAAAAAAGCCGCACAGACCGATTCTCCAGCGACATCGCAAGGGGAAATCGATACTGAGGAACCTCCTGGTCATCCCGCTGCACAGAAAGAGCCGGTGGAGCTGTCAGCAAAGGAGGCCGGGCTTGAAGAACTCTCTGATCAAGAGGCTGCAAAGACCTCTTCCATTGGGCCACCGGTAGCCAAGATTCATGCTCGCCAACCCACTGATCGACCGGCTGCACCGGCCGCTCCAGTAAAGCCATCAACAGATGAGGCCAGCCCTGTTGAAGAACCCCGTCGTCAGGAGACCGCACAGAGCCATTCCGCGGGACTATCAAACAAGGTGACGAATGTCGAAAATATCCCTGAGCAGAACCTTCAAGAGATAGATTCCGGACGGCAGGC
This window contains:
- a CDS encoding protein kinase, with protein sequence MTPRAKKSFHPIPFGKYLLLDRIAVGREAEFYLAQKRDEKSPEKPIVIKKMLPRLTSEEGLIKTFINEAKLAAFLEHRNIIKTYDFGTIEGAYFVAMEYLFGKSLRAIDSMSKQKERRISLGNALHVAAQICSGLDYAHKLKDPQGNNGCIIHRNICPDSVFVTYNGRIKLTDFSVSTNGSRDDKSQMDIMKGKLAYMSPQQVDGKTIDHRSDIFSTGILLYEMVTGKKMFDGETMQVFSRVRQARFDPPESIVDCQYPKVYEIINRALEKKPEKRYQSAGEMLADLKKVTMAIPSQPTAADLAEYMKGLFEERMGADKLANKRAAQITVIDVSTEQTGLEESPRKKAAQTDSPATSQGEIDTEEPPGHPAAQKEPVELSAKEAGLEELSDQEAAKTSSIGPPVAKIHARQPTDRPAAPAAPVKPSTDEASPVEEPRRQETAQSHSAGLSNKVTNVENIPEQNLQEIDSGRQAQPVRGSLDPDLKDKTQAKAHIMPAEGRPKKGNAKAFWYAALAAPLVVICAVSVWLFWREPDTMRLTAVESSKLEAAIEALEAERFVEAITLLEEVMAGNPTMINVVSAPYSRALQGRASGLIDADPHEAKALLLKAVELDQGSAKGLSQLGLIYLQEKDYTKAIQAYKKAADLDSQFAETFFNLGYLYAITKHYAKAEGMYGRVVELAPSFVDEALFNLAVVQKRLDKRAECIKNLKRAIKLNPKNKQAKRYLKSLKGT